In Quercus robur chromosome 11, dhQueRobu3.1, whole genome shotgun sequence, the following proteins share a genomic window:
- the LOC126705862 gene encoding extra-large guanine nucleotide-binding protein 1-like, whose protein sequence is MAGLLKKLWPAAVPAIPENGDEEIFNTEYSIAMEYHGSPVTYAIPQIIPVNISQIPIASPVSSGTLLNNLSLPIIQPIVKSKTLNQKSSKVSVDRIDSSGKLACENVYESKPKLSHGIGSSGTLEVPDGDKEDGGFQDYMNPTSWESTESGLSSRVPSSEVFSCREDDGNDETPHHVRKPSVTFFEPESSEGVVVHEGIDESEEGSVSMRPKIERLKKGVCYRCHKRKRFAEKEVCIVCGSKFCYDCVLRAMGSMPEGRKCVTCIGYRIDEKRRGTLGKGPRLLKRLLTDLEVKNIMNSEMLCEVNQLPPELVFVNDEALRQDQLFKLQNCEYPPKKLRPGHYWYDKVSGFWGKEGQKPSQIITCHLDVGGHVKRNASNGNTNVLINNREITKEELWMLKSAGVPCEGKPHFWVSKDGTYQEEGQNNEKGKIWDKTRTKLVCAVLSLPVPPRSENPSRKEVNGEIRDNLAQKSIHKFLLVGYDKSGTSTIYKQAKILYGIPFSEDERQAIKFLIQRNLFGYLGVLFEGRERFEEESLLEKQKRCVVDKSGPSGDTIQIDNTTIYSVGERVRAFSDWLLQVLLSDNLEAVSTGEYTPFIEEMWKDTAIQATYNRRNELQMLPRVATYFLDRAVEISRTDYEPSDMDILYADGITSSNSLTCMEFSFPKSAQDDSLDPFYQHDSSLRYQLIRVHPRSLGKHCKWLDMFEDTDIVLFCVSMTDYDEYSADCNGVLTNKMLASKDLFESMVTHPTFENKNFLLILNKFDLLEEKIEQVPLSQCEWFHDFKPIVSQNRHNSTNPSLAQRAFHYIGMKFKTLFDSLTDKKLFVSLVTGLENDTVDEALRYAREIIMWQQDAEEPYLNNELSSTDIEASSSA, encoded by the exons ATGGCTGGACTGCTGAAAAAGTTGTGGCCAGCAGCTGTGCCTGCAATTCCTGAAAATGGTGATGAAGAAATCTTCAATACGGAGTATTCTATTGCTATGGAGTACCATGGGTCTCCTGTCACCTATGCTATCCCGCAAATAATACCAGTTAACATTAGCCAAATCCCAATTGCATCTCCAGTTTCTTCAGGCACTTTGTTGAATAATCTCTCACTACCAATTATCCAACCAATTGTAAAGTCCAAAACTTTAAACCAGAAATCGTCAAAGGTGTCAGTAGATAGGATAGATAGCTCGGGTAAATTAGCTTGTGAGAATGTTTATGAGTCTAAACCCAAGTTATCACATGGAATTGGAAGTTCTGGTACATTGGAAGTACCTGATGGTGACAAGGAGGATGGAGGTTTTCAAGATTATATGAATCCAACGAGTTGGGAATCAACAGAATCTGGTTTAAGCTCACGGGTGCCTTCCTCTGAGGTTTTTTCTTGCAGAGAGGATGATGGTAATGATGAAACTCCCCACCATGTCAGAAAGCCATCGGTGACTTTTTTTGAACCTGAATCGAGTGAAGGGGTAGTAGTTCACGAAGGAATTGATGAGTCTGAGGAAGGAAGTGTTAGTATGAGGCCTAAGATTGAGAGATTAAAGAAAGGGGTATGCTATCGATGCCATAAGAGAAAACGGTTCGCAGAGAAGGAGGTTTGCATTGTTTGTGGATCTAAGTTTTGTTATGATTGTGTGCTGAGAGCAATGGGGTCAATGCCAGAAGGAAGGAAATGTGTTACTTGCATTGGTTATAGGATTGATGAGAAGAGGCGAGGGACGTTGGGCAAGGGTCCTAGGTTGCTTAAGCGGCTGCTCACTGATTTGGAAGTTAAGAATATAATGAATTCTGAGATGCTATGTGAAGTGAATCAGCTGCCACCAGAGCTTGTTTTTGTGAATGATGAGGCTCTTAGACAAGATCAGCTCTTCAAATTACAAAACTGCGAATATCCACCCAAAAAACTGAGACCAGGACACTATTGGTATGATAAAGTATCCGGTTTCTGGGGAAAG GAAGGACAAAAGCCTTCCCAGATTATTACCTGCCACCTGGATGTTGGGGGCCACGTCAAGAGAAATGCTAGCAACGGAAACACAAATGTATTGATAAATAACAGGGAGATAACAAAAGAAGAGCTTTGGATGCTAAAG TCGGCTGGGGTGCCGTGTGAAGGAAAGCCTCACTTTTGGGTGAGTAAAGACGGGACATACCAGGAAGAGGGGCAGAACAATGAAAAGGGTAAAATATGGGACAAG ACTAGAACAAAGCTGGTTTGTGCAGTCTTGTCTCTGCCAGTTCCTCCTCGTTCTGAAAATCCTTCTCGGAAAGAAGTGAATGGAGAAATCCGAGACAACCTTGCCCAGAAATCTATTCATAAATTTCTTTTAGTTGGTTATGACAAATCTGGCACAAGTACGATATATAAACAG GCCAAGATTCTGTATGGTATTCCTTTCTCTGAAGATGAGCGCCAAGCTATCAAGTTTTTAATCCAAAGAAATTTATTCGGATATCTTGGTGTTCTTTTTGAGGGACGAGAacgatttgaagaagaaagtttgcttgagaagcagaaaagatGTGTTGTCGATAAGTCTGGACCTTCAG GTGATACAATTCAGATTGACAATACAACAATCTATTCCGTTGGGGAAAGAGTGAGAGCTTTCTCAGATTGGCTCCTCCAAGTTTTGCTGTCAGATAATTTGGAAGCTGTATCTACTGGTGAATATACACCATTTATTGAGGAGATGTGGAAGGACACAGCCATTCAAGCAACATACAACCGGAGGAATGAATTACAAATGCTACCCAGAGTAGCTACTTATTTCCTAGATCGG GCTGTTGAGATTTCTAGGACAGATTATGAACCCTCTGACATGGACATCTTGTATGCTGACGGGATTACCTCATCCAATAGCCTTACTTGCATGGAATTTTCATTTCCCAAGTCAGCACAAGATGATTCACTGGATCCTTTTTATCAGCATGATAGTTCACTGAG GTACCAACTAATTAGAGTGCATCCAAGAAGCCTAGGAAAACACTGCAAGTGGTTGGACATGTTTGAAGACACTGATATTGTCCTTTTTTGTGTTTCCATGACTGACTATGATGAATATTCTGCCGACTGTAATGGAGTTCTAACCAACAAAATGTTGGCAAGCAAGGATCTCTTTGAAAGCATGGTCACTCATCCAACATTTGAGAACAAGAACTTCCTGTTGATTCTCAACAAGTTTGACCTGCTTGAGGAAAAAATTGAACAGGTCCCTCTCTCACAATGTGAATGGTTTCATGACTTTAAGCCTATTGTCAGCCAGAATCGTCACAACAGCACTAATCCCTCGTTGGCTCAACGTGCTTTCCACTATATTGGAATGAAGTTCAAGACACTTTTCGATTCTCTTACAGATAAGAAGTTGTTTGTTTCGCTAGTAACGGGGTTGGAAAATGACACGGTGGATGAAGCTCTTAGGTATGCAAGGGAGATTATCATGTGGCAGCAGGATGCAGAAGAGCCCTACTTGAATAACGAGTTGTCTTCTACTGACATTGAGGCAAGCTCCTCTGCATGA